A region of the Amycolatopsis sp. cg13 genome:
TTCGCGGAAGCGGTCGACTGGTGGGTCAGCTGGCCGGAACCGGAGCATCCCGCGGTGCCGTGGATCCGCCCTCGCTCCACCCGGGCGGACGTCGCGGACCACTTCCGGACGCTCGGAATCGCTTGTGCCCCCGAAGAAGTTCGGGTCGACCGAATCCTGATCGACGGCCAGGACGCGGTGCTCGTCGGGACGAGTGCCCAGACGGTGAAGGTGACCGGCAAGCGGTTCGCGACGAGCTTCGCGGTGTGCCTGACCGTCTCGGGCGGATTGATCACGCGGTATCACGTGTACGAAGACAGCCTCGCCGTCGCCGAGGCCTTCGCCGGATGAAACACCGGGCAGCCGGAGCGGATTCCGCCCGGCTGCCCGGCATTCGCGCGGTCAGGAAACGTTCAAGTCGATGCAGGCGTAGAACGCGTTGCCGGTGTCGGCGATGTTCCACACCGCGAGCACCTTCTGCTGTCCGGTGTAGCCGCTCAGGTCGACCTGGTGCGACACGGTTTCCGGCGGGGCCTGGTCGTTGCCGCTGAAGCTCGCGACCTGGGTGCCGCCGATGAAGTACTCGTAGTCGCTGGTGCGGTGGCGCGCGGTGAACACCCAGGTGAAGGTGACCTGGGTGCCGACCTGGGTGACCTTCCAGCCCTTGCTGTCGTCGTCGAGGTCGGCGAACCGGTCGTTGCCGCCGCTGCAGCTCTGCAGGCCCTTGGGCCCTT
Encoded here:
- a CDS encoding lytic polysaccharide monooxygenase auxiliary activity family 9 protein, yielding MPRKRTMLAALGGAVLAPVLMLIGPGIASAHGYVNSPPSRQAQCADGTVSCGDIKWEPQSVEGPKGLQSCSGGNDRFADLDDDSKGWKVTQVGTQVTFTWVFTARHRTSDYEYFIGGTQVASFSGNDQAPPETVSHQVDLSGYTGQQKVLAVWNIADTGNAFYACIDLNVS